Genomic DNA from Shewanella woodyi ATCC 51908:
TGAATAAAAACGGGTGTAATTACCAGTGTCGATTACCCAAACCAGTGTTGTTCTTCCACTTTTTACCTCTACAGAGGCGGGAGAGGAGTTGTCCAATTGGACTGAATACTGGCCTTGATTAACGTAAGTTCGTGCTATTTGAGCCTGCTTAGGCAAGGTTAGCCAGCTACGTCTATCAGCTTGCTCAGTGACGACATTGAATATCTGCATGGCGATGGAGCCGAAATCGGTTTCATTGTTACGCGCCTTAGATTCACTGCGTACACTTCTAGCCATCTCAGCTTTTGCATAGGCCCTCGCTGCTTGACGGACCAAAGCGGCAGGTAGCTCCTCTTTTAGAGCCGTGATGGCTAGCGCATCGATATTAGCGATAGGTGCAGCGGTTAAACGCTTATCTAAGCCTTTGATTTGCCCCTTAGCGACAGGGCGGGAGTTAAATGGGTAGGTCGCCAGAGACGCGGTTTGCCAACTACCATGGACTCGGAAAGGGACTGTTAAGCTCTGTTTTTCGTCAACAAAGCCACGTTCAACCAAGATGATAACCTCTCCCTCACCCTTTTTCGGCTTGGCCGCTTTGCCCCAGCGCTTCTCAAACTCATCGGCTTGAGGCATAGAGAGCTGCTTTGCTAAGCGAACGAGATCTTTTTGCACGTAGGGATTATTGGGAGCGATTTGAGCTGCTTTACGGTAATCGATAAAGGCGTCATTGGGCTCCCCTAATATTTCGTGGAGCACCCCGGTGATGTAATAGCTGTAAGCATTTAAAAATGAGCTGGTGACGCTTCCTGCCGCTTGGCCCAGCTTGTTGACTTCTGCATCAATGGTGCCATTGGCAATCGCTTGAACCGACTCATTGGATTTTTGGTATCTGCGCTGCTCAGAGCTTTGTAAGTTATTGCTGCGCCTAACTTCGACTAACGCTCCCTCTTTATCACCACTTAACAGGTAGTTGAGTGCCTGATACTGATGCAGCATCACTCTTTCATAACCTGGGCCGCGGTAGGGAATGACGTTATCGTTGATAAATAGACTGCTGGCTGTGGCACCTAGATCTGATGCGCTCAGGGTCGCTTTGTCGTCAAACTCAAGGTAAGCAGCAACAGCTTGTTGGTAGTAGGCTTTACTGGCTTCAAAATCCCCAGCGATTTGAGCGACTCTGCCCGCTTCTTGGGCATAGAGCAGGCCATCGGCACCTGAGATATTATCAGCAACCTCATCGGCACCCTTTATCGGATCATTGCTGTTTATCTGCGCTTTTACTGGCGCGATCTGAGAGGGGTAATTAATGAAGATACTGTTAAATGCGCAGCCTGTTAGCGATAAGCTGAGCAGTGGAATAAGTAGCCACTTCTTCATCGTGTCGCCTCAATTTGACTTACCTGCTGCATATATATCCTTTTATATGGACTGTGTTGAACACTATATCCTTTAAACCCAAGCTATCTCAAGGCATTGAAGCTGCACCTTGCCGTGGTTTGGGTATTGTATCCGTATAATAGATTCAAGTTAAAACGCAGCATCTAAACATAATTTAGCTGAATATCTGCTGACTCATTTATCAATTTTGTGAAATTAATTTGAGTCAGCAGTATCTATTTATACTGATTGGTATTAATAGTGTGGCGGTGGTGTCTCTTCAGCTTGAGTCGCCATATTACTCGGTTCTACACTTTGTAATTTGCTGATAAGAACGCGTAGTTGATGCTGCTGCTCTGCAAGTAGGTCATTGAGCTTGATCACTTGTTGATCAAGGACATCGATGGTGCTCTCCTGAAAAGCCAGTTTCATCTCAAGATCTTCGACTCGTTGTGCTAATTGTTCCATTTTTACCTCTAATGGACAGGTACTGGCCAAGTTTCCACAAGGCCGTTACTACTGATACTAATGATCCTATCTGGATCTTTGTTTGCGACAGAGTATACAACGGCTCCCTTAATTTGGGCATGTTTGGTTCGCTGAACTTGCCATTTAGCCAGTTTTTCCCCTGTTTTAACCTGCCACACTATCAACTCTCTTGCAGGAGTGCCTGTAATTAGCTGCCTATCATCGCTGGAGAAGCGCGCCGCCGAGAAGTTCATCTTCCTTCGGTGGATATTTAATTGGCTTATCACCTCACCGGTTGCGTTATCCATAATTTGAGCAACCTTAGTGCTATCACCGATAAAGGCATAGTTGCCACTGGCATTTAATTTAACCTTTATCACCCGGTTATCCAGTTGCCAATCCTGTATTGGTTGTCCACTTGATGGGTTCCAGAGGATGGCGTGCTTATCGTTAGAGCCTGTTAGTGCCAACCCCCCATCGGAGGAGAGGGAGACGCTATTGACCTTCTCGCTGTGTCCTAGAAATTTAATCAGTGTGCGGCTATTGGGTCTAAGAGACATCACGCTGCCATCATTTAAGCCGATAAGTAGCGCCCCATTGTTGGC
This window encodes:
- a CDS encoding SlyX family protein, which encodes MEQLAQRVEDLEMKLAFQESTIDVLDQQVIKLNDLLAEQQHQLRVLISKLQSVEPSNMATQAEETPPPHY
- a CDS encoding COG3014 family protein, which translates into the protein MKKWLLIPLLSLSLTGCAFNSIFINYPSQIAPVKAQINSNDPIKGADEVADNISGADGLLYAQEAGRVAQIAGDFEASKAYYQQAVAAYLEFDDKATLSASDLGATASSLFINDNVIPYRGPGYERVMLHQYQALNYLLSGDKEGALVEVRRSNNLQSSEQRRYQKSNESVQAIANGTIDAEVNKLGQAAGSVTSSFLNAYSYYITGVLHEILGEPNDAFIDYRKAAQIAPNNPYVQKDLVRLAKQLSMPQADEFEKRWGKAAKPKKGEGEVIILVERGFVDEKQSLTVPFRVHGSWQTASLATYPFNSRPVAKGQIKGLDKRLTAAPIANIDALAITALKEELPAALVRQAARAYAKAEMARSVRSESKARNNETDFGSIAMQIFNVVTEQADRRSWLTLPKQAQIARTYVNQGQYSVQLDNSSPASVEVKSGRTTLVWVIDTGNYTRFYSIII
- a CDS encoding WD40 repeat domain-containing protein, giving the protein MKKIFLVIFYTLLLSACQPQALDTQELIFEPSYDASLSSQGDLALVSTANNGLQLWDLHKQTQLFTWRHGEAGASVFDTAISENQAYAASLSRDSVGLWRISDGHSLGWWSLPSSGQSVDVANNGALLIGLNDGSVMSLRPNSRTLIKFLGHSEKVNSVSLSSDGGLALTGSNDKHAILWNPSSGQPIQDWQLDNRVIKVKLNASGNYAFIGDSTKVAQIMDNATGEVISQLNIHRRKMNFSAARFSSDDRQLITGTPARELIVWQVKTGEKLAKWQVQRTKHAQIKGAVVYSVANKDPDRIISISSNGLVETWPVPVH